One window of the Shewanella litorisediminis genome contains the following:
- a CDS encoding class I SAM-dependent methyltransferase codes for MKLNQNEKAVVTSKGRAWIQSTFEARLLQSLFDNELPKLERTLEIGCGSGNGMQFLKHRLDAQQVVAMDLDEEMLVLSAARWSGADWAFFTEANASQMPFGEGVFDLVAEFAVLHHVPDWQSALAEVARVLKPGGYFLYWDLYRFAICNPISRRLFEHPMENRFSHSEFTAELGKLGLVCLQSRQFPAIAGMGLFKKADVTA; via the coding sequence ATGAAACTGAATCAAAATGAAAAAGCAGTTGTTACTTCAAAAGGCAGAGCATGGATTCAATCCACGTTCGAGGCCCGATTGCTGCAAAGCCTGTTTGACAACGAACTGCCCAAGTTGGAGAGAACACTTGAAATTGGCTGTGGCAGCGGTAACGGTATGCAATTCTTGAAACACCGCCTCGATGCTCAGCAGGTCGTTGCCATGGATTTGGACGAGGAGATGTTGGTCCTCAGTGCGGCGCGTTGGTCTGGCGCCGACTGGGCCTTTTTCACCGAAGCCAATGCCAGTCAAATGCCGTTTGGTGAGGGCGTTTTTGATTTGGTGGCAGAGTTTGCGGTGCTCCATCATGTGCCCGATTGGCAGAGCGCCCTGGCTGAGGTAGCCAGGGTACTTAAGCCCGGTGGGTACTTTTTATATTGGGACCTGTACCGGTTTGCCATCTGTAACCCAATCAGCCGGAGGTTATTTGAACATCCGATGGAAAATCGCTTTTCCCACAGTGAATTTACTGCCGAGCTTGGTAAGCTGGGTTTGGTTTGCCTCCAAAGTCGCCAGTTTCCGGCAATCGCCGGCATGGGTTTGTTTAAAAAAGCTGACGTTACTGCGTAG
- a CDS encoding ChrR family anti-sigma-E factor, whose translation MIKHHPSDEMLLAHAAGETVLGLAIALSAHCELCPACAARVAHFQDKLAKHHLPLVGSTAEATYPYGINSEATGQAGSQSSWDSAWENPDNSLDALFDAITAAPASTEAQHSYHQADSHGSNHVSLKTEVKGVSYSLPKAFRPFIANASLVSAWSGIGSVSRMRLDTRDGKARSSLLHIAAGGEIPEHTHKGQEITLLLHGHFSDEMGSYGPGDFMLTDARHQHTPKTLDGCLCYTVVDAPLHFTKGLSKLLNPIGELIY comes from the coding sequence ATGATTAAACATCACCCCAGCGACGAGATGTTGCTTGCCCATGCCGCCGGCGAAACAGTGCTGGGCCTGGCCATTGCGCTCAGCGCACACTGTGAACTTTGCCCAGCCTGCGCGGCAAGAGTTGCCCATTTTCAGGATAAACTGGCGAAACATCACCTGCCCCTCGTAGGCAGCACAGCCGAGGCCACCTATCCATATGGCATCAACAGTGAAGCCACAGGTCAAGCAGGCAGCCAAAGCTCATGGGATAGCGCTTGGGAGAATCCGGATAATAGCTTGGACGCTCTCTTTGATGCCATTACTGCCGCGCCAGCATCAACAGAGGCCCAGCACAGCTATCATCAAGCAGACTCCCACGGCAGTAACCATGTGTCGCTGAAAACCGAGGTGAAGGGCGTCAGTTATTCTTTGCCCAAAGCCTTTCGGCCCTTTATTGCCAACGCCTCACTGGTGTCAGCCTGGAGTGGTATTGGTTCCGTGAGCCGTATGCGTTTGGATACCCGGGACGGTAAAGCCAGATCCAGCCTGCTGCACATCGCCGCGGGAGGAGAAATCCCGGAGCACACCCACAAAGGGCAGGAAATCACCTTGCTGTTACATGGTCATTTCAGTGATGAAATGGGCAGCTATGGACCGGGGGATTTTATGCTGACAGATGCCAGACATCAGCACACACCAAAAACCCTGGATGGATGCTTGTGTTATACGGTGGTTGACGCACCGCTTCACTTCACCAAAGGATTATCAAAATTGCTTAACCCCATCGGTGAGTTGATTTATTGA
- a CDS encoding LON peptidase substrate-binding domain-containing protein: MQLALFPLPICLLPGGFTKLRIFEPRYKRLVSESLSSGMGFGFCMLGEDNKPMPIATRVEIIDFETLDDGLLGVSVAGIERIEIVSWHSETDGLKRGETRILSPWESREVDEEHRHLSHRLEEVMHQFPQQQRLNQDANFNNLTWVCQRWLELLPIALVHKQHCYRQDSPDMALALLEQIIEKD, from the coding sequence ATGCAACTGGCCCTTTTTCCTTTACCTATTTGTCTGCTGCCCGGTGGCTTCACCAAGCTGCGGATATTTGAGCCCAGATACAAGCGTCTGGTGAGCGAATCTCTGAGCTCTGGCATGGGTTTTGGTTTTTGTATGTTAGGGGAAGATAACAAGCCCATGCCCATTGCCACACGGGTTGAAATCATCGATTTCGAAACCCTCGACGACGGCTTGCTGGGCGTAAGCGTTGCCGGCATCGAGCGTATCGAAATTGTGTCGTGGCACAGTGAGACCGATGGCTTAAAACGGGGAGAGACACGCATTCTCTCTCCCTGGGAGTCTCGTGAGGTAGACGAAGAACACCGGCATCTTTCACACAGGCTCGAAGAGGTCATGCATCAATTTCCCCAGCAGCAACGCCTGAATCAGGACGCCAATTTTAATAACCTCACCTGGGTGTGCCAGCGTTGGCTTGAATTACTGCCCATAGCGCTGGTTCATAAGCAGCATTGTTACCGCCAGGACTCGCCGGATATGGCACTTGCCCTACTTGAGCAAATTATTGAAAAAGACTGA
- a CDS encoding PilZ domain-containing protein: MVDLVVNFDTLHQLYRAYMPFIKPAGLFVSTSESHFLGQEMTVAYRLPGATTVHQLRGIVVWINPVGASGGRPPGVGLKIVSDADTHKHHIENLLSRELASGDLTCTM, encoded by the coding sequence ATGGTAGATCTGGTGGTTAACTTCGATACCTTGCATCAGCTGTATCGTGCCTACATGCCTTTTATTAAGCCGGCGGGGCTTTTTGTTTCCACCAGCGAAAGCCATTTTCTTGGGCAGGAAATGACAGTTGCTTATCGGCTGCCCGGGGCAACCACGGTACATCAACTCAGGGGCATAGTGGTTTGGATAAACCCTGTCGGCGCTTCAGGCGGTCGTCCGCCCGGCGTGGGGTTGAAGATTGTTTCTGATGCCGACACCCACAAACACCACATCGAAAATCTGCTTTCAAGAGAGCTGGCATCCGGTGATTTGACCTGCACCATGTAG
- a CDS encoding lipocalin family protein: MNWRPLLIGSIMIYLLTACSSQRLPVIQDFEVKQYLGTWHEIARMENRFEKGLSRVTAEYRQEDDHIKVINRGYSEAEQRWKEAVGKARFEGASDEGRLEVSFFGPFYGDYQILAASRYEDGQYRTALVSGNTFDYLWLLSRQPTLTEEERRLFTDKIRALGVNPDTLVWLDGSATQ, translated from the coding sequence ATGAATTGGCGCCCACTCCTTATCGGCAGCATCATGATCTATCTGCTTACTGCCTGCAGCAGTCAACGACTGCCGGTTATCCAGGATTTTGAAGTAAAACAGTACCTCGGCACCTGGCATGAAATCGCCCGCATGGAAAATCGCTTCGAAAAAGGCTTAAGCCGGGTGACGGCTGAATATCGACAGGAGGACGACCACATCAAGGTGATAAACCGCGGCTACTCAGAAGCCGAGCAACGCTGGAAGGAGGCGGTTGGGAAGGCGCGATTTGAGGGCGCGTCCGACGAGGGACGATTGGAGGTGTCTTTCTTTGGCCCCTTCTACGGTGACTACCAAATATTGGCCGCCAGTCGATACGAAGACGGACAATATCGCACCGCGCTGGTCAGCGGCAACACCTTCGATTACCTCTGGCTGCTGTCAAGGCAACCGACTCTTACGGAAGAAGAGCGGCGCTTATTTACCGATAAAATTCGGGCACTTGGCGTTAACCCTGACACGCTTGTGTGGCTTGATGGTTCAGCTACGCAGTAA
- the rsmF gene encoding 16S rRNA (cytosine(1407)-C(5))-methyltransferase RsmF: MVQLNQKFINSIAQEMPPHLSMDDFIHYCGLPLRLSIRVNTLKITSNALRAILEPRGWQFEQVPWCDDGFWVTVPDDCQPGNLTEHYQGLFYIQEASSMMPPSALFMDKEPRQVLLDVASAPGSKTTQLAALMHNQGLIIANEYSASRTKALHANLQRMGVANVAITQFDGRVFGAHLYESLDAIQLDAPCSGEGTVRKDPLSLKNWCPDEIETIAELQRDLIDAAFQALKPGGVLVYSTCTLNRRENEDVCHFLKERYGDAVAFESLNDLFKGADKALTEEGFLHIWPQIYDSEGFFVARIRKTASVERNTPDPRFVSKFPFVAASRKEISALEEAMSTLGVSLPEDAVIVTREGEFWLMPPPLESLLDKMRFQRIGIRLAETQKHGIKVRHEAVMALPCSQMLSIDPEAAKQYLMGRDIALDTAGKAQGEKILSLHGAPLGIAKHLGNKLKNSLPRDLCRDNVQN; this comes from the coding sequence ATGGTTCAATTAAATCAAAAATTTATCAATAGCATTGCGCAAGAAATGCCGCCGCACCTGTCGATGGATGATTTCATCCACTACTGTGGTTTGCCGCTGCGCCTGTCTATCCGGGTGAATACCCTGAAAATCACATCAAACGCCCTTCGCGCCATACTGGAGCCTCGCGGCTGGCAATTTGAACAGGTGCCTTGGTGTGACGACGGTTTTTGGGTGACGGTGCCCGACGATTGCCAACCGGGCAATTTAACCGAGCACTATCAAGGGCTGTTTTATATCCAGGAAGCCAGCTCAATGATGCCGCCTTCCGCCCTGTTTATGGATAAAGAGCCAAGGCAAGTCTTGTTGGATGTGGCGTCGGCTCCCGGCTCAAAGACCACCCAATTGGCAGCACTGATGCACAATCAGGGGCTTATCATTGCCAATGAATACTCAGCGTCCCGCACCAAGGCACTGCACGCCAATTTACAGCGCATGGGGGTTGCCAATGTGGCCATCACCCAATTTGATGGCAGAGTCTTTGGAGCGCATTTATACGAATCCCTGGATGCCATTCAGCTGGACGCCCCCTGCAGTGGTGAAGGCACAGTCCGTAAAGACCCATTGAGCCTGAAAAACTGGTGTCCGGACGAGATTGAAACCATTGCCGAACTGCAGCGTGACTTGATTGACGCCGCTTTTCAGGCACTGAAACCCGGTGGCGTGCTGGTGTACTCCACCTGTACCTTAAACCGCCGCGAGAATGAAGACGTTTGCCACTTTTTAAAAGAGCGGTACGGCGATGCTGTGGCCTTTGAATCCCTGAACGACCTTTTTAAAGGTGCAGATAAAGCACTGACTGAAGAAGGCTTTTTACACATCTGGCCGCAAATTTACGACAGCGAGGGCTTTTTTGTCGCCCGTATCCGAAAAACTGCCAGCGTGGAGAGAAATACCCCCGATCCCAGATTTGTGAGCAAGTTTCCCTTTGTTGCTGCCAGCCGCAAAGAGATAAGTGCGCTCGAAGAGGCCATGTCAACGCTGGGCGTATCTCTTCCTGAAGACGCTGTCATTGTGACCCGGGAAGGCGAGTTTTGGTTAATGCCGCCCCCCTTGGAAAGCCTGCTGGATAAAATGCGCTTTCAGCGAATTGGGATACGGCTTGCGGAAACTCAAAAACACGGCATAAAAGTTCGCCATGAAGCTGTGATGGCACTGCCGTGCAGTCAGATGCTCTCTATTGATCCTGAGGCGGCAAAACAGTATCTGATGGGGCGTGATATCGCGCTCGATACAGCGGGCAAAGCGCAGGGCGAAAAAATTCTTTCACTGCACGGTGCCCCGCTGGGCATTGCCAAGCATCTGGGAAATAAGCTTAAAAATAGCTTGCCAAGGGATCTCTGCCGCGACAACGTGCAAAACTGA
- a CDS encoding nucleoside recognition domain-containing protein, with protein MLNRVWLVFFTASLLAILLRLIQGDTAVLAASVEGLFASAKLAAEIALGLIGVLALWMGLMRVGEKAGMVSLLSRFTEPLLGKLMPEVPRGHKAFGSVTMNLTANLLGLDNAATPLGLKAMQDLHSINPHKETASNAQILFLVLNTSSVTLVPVTVFLYRAQQGAASPADVFLPILLATTASTLAGLLAVALVQRLALFSIVVLGYGALILGSLSALVFYLGTLAADEITKVSGAMGNGVLLGLVFLFILGAAWRRVAIYDEFVEGAKEGFEQAIKLIPFLLAMLLAIGLLRASGALDYLLSLLAAMVTALGGDTRFVDAMPTALMKPFSGSGARAMMLETMAHHGVDSFAGRLAAVLQGSTETTFYVLAVYFGAVGIKYSRHAVGCALIADLAGIMAAIGVCYWFYG; from the coding sequence GTGCTGAATCGGGTATGGCTGGTATTTTTTACCGCAAGCCTTTTGGCGATTTTACTGAGATTAATTCAGGGCGATACGGCTGTCCTTGCCGCCTCGGTCGAGGGATTGTTTGCCAGCGCCAAACTTGCCGCCGAGATAGCGTTGGGCCTAATCGGTGTGCTTGCCCTGTGGATGGGGTTGATGCGGGTTGGTGAAAAAGCCGGAATGGTCTCGCTGCTTTCAAGGTTTACCGAGCCCTTGCTTGGCAAACTGATGCCTGAGGTCCCCCGCGGTCATAAAGCCTTCGGCAGCGTCACCATGAACCTTACTGCCAATCTGCTTGGGCTTGATAATGCCGCAACCCCCCTTGGGCTCAAGGCTATGCAGGATTTGCACAGCATAAACCCCCATAAAGAAACGGCCAGTAATGCCCAGATATTGTTTCTGGTGCTCAATACCTCCTCAGTTACCCTGGTTCCCGTGACCGTGTTTTTGTACCGGGCACAGCAGGGGGCGGCGTCTCCGGCCGATGTATTTTTGCCCATACTGCTGGCCACCACAGCATCGACGCTGGCAGGACTGCTTGCGGTGGCGCTGGTGCAACGTTTGGCGCTGTTCTCCATAGTGGTACTGGGTTACGGGGCATTGATTCTGGGCAGTTTGTCGGCGCTGGTGTTTTACCTTGGTACGCTTGCCGCAGACGAAATCACCAAGGTATCCGGCGCCATGGGCAATGGCGTTTTGTTGGGTTTGGTGTTTCTGTTTATTCTCGGTGCCGCCTGGCGACGGGTTGCCATTTACGATGAGTTTGTTGAAGGTGCCAAAGAGGGCTTCGAGCAGGCGATTAAACTCATTCCCTTCCTGTTGGCCATGCTGCTGGCGATTGGGCTGTTACGTGCGTCGGGAGCGCTGGATTATCTGTTATCCCTGCTGGCCGCCATGGTGACCGCTTTGGGCGGAGATACCCGGTTTGTGGATGCCATGCCCACGGCACTGATGAAGCCATTCAGTGGCAGTGGTGCCCGGGCCATGATGCTGGAGACCATGGCGCACCATGGCGTCGACTCCTTTGCCGGGCGCTTGGCTGCAGTGCTTCAGGGCTCGACCGAAACCACATTTTATGTGCTGGCGGTGTATTTTGGAGCGGTTGGGATTAAATACAGTCGGCATGCCGTGGGCTGTGCCCTTATCGCCGATTTGGCCGGGATCATGGCGGCGATCGGTGTGTGTTACTGGTTTTATGGCTGA
- a CDS encoding sigma-70 family RNA polymerase sigma factor encodes MQDPKQDISEETLRHWLVAVANNRDKAAFRALFDHFGPKVRSFGLSRLSQQGLAMDLVQETLTTVWTKAHLFDTDRGSVSTWVYAIMRNQCFDMLRRVQHNREDAFGDDIWPLFDVDTHTAEVGDHKLDALLNQYLSRLPKLQREVVQGIYLQELSQQELADRLGVPLGTIKSRLRLGLEKLKSLLEKHHD; translated from the coding sequence ATGCAGGATCCAAAGCAAGATATCAGTGAAGAAACACTGCGCCACTGGTTGGTGGCGGTAGCCAATAACAGAGACAAGGCAGCCTTCCGTGCCCTGTTTGACCATTTCGGCCCCAAGGTCAGGTCATTTGGGCTCTCACGTCTTTCTCAGCAAGGGCTCGCCATGGATTTGGTGCAGGAAACCCTCACCACAGTGTGGACCAAAGCCCATCTTTTCGACACCGATAGAGGCAGCGTCAGCACCTGGGTTTACGCCATTATGCGAAACCAGTGTTTTGACATGCTAAGACGCGTCCAACACAACCGTGAAGACGCCTTCGGTGACGATATCTGGCCTTTATTCGACGTTGATACACACACAGCCGAGGTTGGCGACCACAAGCTGGACGCCTTGCTCAATCAATATCTGTCCAGGTTACCCAAGCTTCAACGCGAGGTGGTGCAGGGCATTTATCTTCAGGAGCTCAGTCAACAGGAGTTAGCCGACCGGCTCGGCGTCCCCTTGGGTACGATAAAGTCCAGATTACGACTGGGCCTTGAGAAGCTGAAAAGCCTGCTGGAGAAACATCATGATTAA
- the holB gene encoding DNA polymerase III subunit delta' produces the protein MTAIPWLSQPLADFTAMLTAGRMPHAVLVGVDEGLGAASLLGQLAQTALCTSPALSGPCGHCKSCQLFLAGNHPDFYPIKADGFQIKIDQIRELIGRLSTTAQQGGRRVAVIEAAERMNTASANALLKTLEEPGANTLIILHSNTPTRLLPTLQSRCQKLAFVAPNQRQIADWLTDQGLGCEALWCLPVVGGPIRLAEYLQNNYISVLENIRKDWRSSLSTGHLCASLKEIGEDQITDALKVLYVELMAVLAGAAKGNPLFASRLAGLAGEVMAVCHTLSTMPSVNYLALCQKIVSEYQRIKEN, from the coding sequence ATGACAGCCATTCCCTGGCTTTCCCAGCCTTTGGCCGATTTTACGGCGATGCTGACCGCAGGGCGCATGCCCCATGCGGTGTTGGTGGGTGTGGATGAAGGACTGGGTGCTGCCAGTCTTCTTGGACAGCTTGCCCAAACTGCGCTGTGTACTTCGCCAGCCTTGTCGGGTCCCTGCGGTCATTGTAAAAGTTGCCAGCTGTTCCTCGCGGGCAACCATCCGGATTTTTACCCCATAAAAGCCGACGGGTTTCAAATCAAAATCGACCAGATCCGTGAGCTGATCGGCCGTCTTTCCACCACGGCGCAGCAAGGAGGTCGGCGTGTTGCTGTGATTGAAGCGGCTGAGCGCATGAACACCGCGTCTGCCAACGCGCTATTGAAAACCCTGGAAGAGCCCGGTGCCAACACCCTGATTATATTGCACAGCAACACACCCACGCGCTTGCTTCCTACATTGCAGAGTCGCTGTCAAAAGCTGGCGTTTGTGGCCCCCAACCAGAGGCAAATCGCGGACTGGTTAACAGACCAGGGGCTTGGCTGTGAGGCGCTCTGGTGTTTGCCCGTGGTGGGTGGGCCCATCAGATTGGCAGAGTACTTGCAAAACAATTACATAAGCGTACTGGAAAACATCAGAAAAGATTGGCGAAGCAGTTTGTCGACAGGGCATCTGTGTGCTAGTTTGAAAGAAATTGGTGAAGACCAAATAACTGATGCTCTTAAGGTTTTGTACGTTGAACTGATGGCGGTCCTTGCCGGGGCGGCAAAGGGGAATCCGCTTTTTGCATCACGGTTGGCTGGATTGGCCGGTGAAGTTATGGCCGTTTGTCATACGTTAAGTACTATGCCAAGTGTCAATTATCTGGCACTATGTCAAAAGATTGTTTCAGAATATCAGAGAATAAAAGAAAACTAG
- the tmk gene encoding dTMP kinase — MTQNPGKFIVIEGLEGAGKSSAITLVHDFIEKHTSMAPVCTREPGGTPLAEKIRDLVKNTEPGDPLCDEAECLLFYAARAQLVANVIKPALASGRWVLGDRHNLSSIAYQGGGRGLMPLVKTISDATLGDFKPDLTLYLDIDPLLGLERAARRGALDRIEQQEIDFFHRARATFLAQARDDSDIVVIDASKPLNEVHKDILACLSTAL; from the coding sequence ATGACGCAGAATCCCGGTAAATTCATTGTGATTGAAGGGCTTGAAGGCGCAGGTAAGTCAAGTGCCATTACCCTGGTGCATGACTTTATCGAAAAACATACCAGCATGGCTCCGGTGTGCACCCGGGAGCCGGGTGGCACGCCACTGGCGGAAAAAATCCGGGACCTGGTGAAAAATACCGAGCCCGGCGATCCCCTCTGTGATGAGGCCGAATGTCTACTGTTTTATGCCGCGCGGGCCCAGTTGGTAGCAAATGTCATTAAACCTGCACTGGCATCGGGTCGCTGGGTACTGGGAGACAGGCACAATCTGTCTTCTATTGCCTATCAAGGCGGTGGCCGTGGCCTGATGCCATTGGTCAAGACCATCAGTGACGCTACCCTGGGCGACTTTAAACCGGACCTGACACTCTACCTCGACATAGATCCCTTATTGGGGCTGGAACGCGCTGCCCGCCGCGGCGCATTGGACCGGATTGAACAACAGGAAATCGATTTCTTTCACCGTGCCCGGGCGACTTTTCTCGCTCAGGCGAGGGATGATAGTGACATTGTAGTGATTGATGCTTCCAAGCCGCTTAATGAGGTGCACAAGGACATCCTTGCCTGTTTAAGCACCGCCCTATAA
- a CDS encoding TatD family hydrolase has translation MLIDSHCHLDRLKAAPCDASLADMLKGAKDRGVDYVLCVNVRQKGFESMCARVEQFDNVFLSSGVHPLDVKEGLDLAELKQFAAHSRVVAIGETGLDYYYADDSRELQLQCFEQQIALAREVNKPLIVHTRDAREDTIRLLKQGGADTVGGVLHCFTENWEMAKAAMDLGFYISVSGIVTFKNASELREVIRKVPKDRLLVETDSPYLAPVPHRGQENQPAYVRDVAEFVAELRGEKFPDLAEYTTNNFFTLFRDAARLAGR, from the coding sequence TTGCTTATCGATTCCCATTGTCATCTCGACAGACTAAAAGCCGCACCCTGTGATGCGTCTTTGGCTGACATGCTCAAAGGCGCAAAGGACCGTGGTGTTGACTATGTGTTGTGTGTCAACGTTCGCCAGAAAGGATTTGAGTCCATGTGTGCCCGCGTTGAACAATTTGACAATGTATTCCTCTCCAGTGGCGTGCATCCGCTGGATGTAAAGGAAGGCTTGGATCTGGCTGAGCTCAAGCAATTTGCAGCGCACTCCAGGGTGGTGGCTATCGGTGAAACGGGCTTGGATTACTATTATGCCGACGACAGTCGCGAGCTACAGCTTCAGTGTTTTGAGCAGCAAATTGCCTTGGCCCGTGAAGTTAATAAGCCGCTGATTGTTCATACCCGGGATGCCCGCGAAGATACCATCAGGCTGTTAAAGCAGGGCGGGGCAGATACTGTGGGTGGCGTGCTGCACTGTTTTACCGAAAACTGGGAAATGGCCAAGGCGGCCATGGATCTGGGTTTTTATATTTCAGTGTCAGGTATTGTTACCTTCAAGAATGCCTCTGAGCTGCGTGAGGTGATCCGCAAAGTGCCAAAAGACAGGCTGCTGGTAGAAACCGACTCGCCTTATCTGGCGCCGGTGCCTCATCGAGGTCAGGAAAACCAACCCGCCTATGTGCGAGATGTCGCCGAATTTGTGGCCGAGCTTCGCGGTGAAAAATTCCCGGACCTAGCCGAGTACACCACCAATAACTTTTTTACTCTCTTCAGGGATGCAGCCCGATTGGCAGGCCGGTGA